A portion of the Punica granatum isolate Tunisia-2019 chromosome 7, ASM765513v2, whole genome shotgun sequence genome contains these proteins:
- the LOC116213525 gene encoding transcription initiation factor TFIID subunit 11 has product MKQFKDPFEAAFEEQEESPPESPSPADEFNPQPSAAPADTVPVQEEDDLIAPSTSALFPASAAAAAAKPKDEEDEEEEENMEVELAKLPSGGDPHKMVKMQAILSQFTEEQMNRYESFRRSGFQKATMKRLLTSVTGSQKISMPMTIVMSGIAKMFVGELIETARIVMAERNESGPIRPCHIREAYRRLKLEGKVPKRTVPRLFR; this is encoded by the exons ATGAAACAATTCAAGGATCCCTTCGAGGCGGCGTTCGAGGAGCAGGAGGAGTCGCCGCCTGAATCCCCGTCCCCTGCTGACGAGTTCAACCCTCAACCATCGGCGGCTCCCGCCGACACTGTGCCTGTGCAGGAAGAGGATGACCTAATCGCCCCGTCCACCTCGGCGCTGTTCCCAGCCTCCGCTGCCGCTGCAGCTGCAAAACCGAAGGACGAAGAGgatgaggaagaggaggagaacATGGAGGTTGAGCTCGCGAAGCTTCCATCCGGTGGGGATCCTCATAAAATGGTCAAGATGCA AGCAATTTTATCCCAGTTCACTGAGGAGCAGATGAATCGATACGAGTCTTTTCGAAGGTCTGGCTTCCAGAAAGCTACCATGAAAAGG CTGCTAACAAGTGTTACAGGAAGTCAGAAAATCTCAATGCCCATGACAATTGTAATGTCAGGAATTGCAAAAATGTTTGTTGGAGAACTTATTGAGACAG CTCGGATAGTTATGGCAGAGAGGAATGAATCAGGGCCAATCAGGCCTTGCCATATCAGAGAAGCATATAGAAGGCTAAAGCTTGAAGGCAAAGTGCCCAAGAGGACGGTGCCAAGGCTCTTCCGCTAG
- the LOC116213524 gene encoding uncharacterized protein C3orf26 homolog — MESRKPSLRNPNDSLSVKAAPFKKKPTPTANNASSDGNAEKKNKKIKKQPKQKLKPPDDGGANETAQINDGDSQPLTPSEQLKFFIDQYQSANNVQLSSLELESINETCILDLPECSDGDDKSLGKQIKVAFGPSWKEVLYEKDLVGGKVDPGSPAVLVIATSAIRAIEVLRGFRSLTKECNAAKLFSKHIKVEEQVTLLKNRVNIAGGTPSRIKKLINIEALGLSRLSVLLIDLHVDVKGYSLLTLPQVRDEFWDLYKNYFHQRLLDGNTKICLYGPIQSNAKFLHKKRVPKDE; from the exons ATGGAGAGCCGTAAACCCTCCCTCAGAAACCCTAACGACAGTCTCAGCGTCAAAGCAGCTCCATTCAAGAAGAAGCCGACGCCGACAGCCAACAATGCCTCCTCGGACGGAAACGCcgagaagaagaataagaagatTAAGAAGCAGCCGAAGCAGAAGCTGAAGCCGCCGGACGATGGCGGAGCCAACGAAACCGCTCAAATCAATGACGGCGATTCGCAGCCATTAACACCGTCGGAGCAGCTGAAGTTCTTCATTGACCAGTATCAATCCGCCAACAACGTCCAGCTTTCCTCTCTCGAGCTCGAATCGATCAATG AGACTTGCATTTTGGATTTGCCGGAATGCTCGGATGGAGACGATAAAAGCTTGGGGAAACAAATAAAGGTGGCTTTTGGCCCGTCATGGAAGGAAGTGCTCTACGAAAAGGATCTCGTGGGAGGAAAAGTTGATCCAGGGAGCCCTGCAGTTCTTGTCATTGCAACGTCAGCTATTAGAGCAATTGAAGTTTTGAG GGGTTTTCGGTCATTGACAAAGGAATGCAATGCTGCAAAGCTATTCTCAAAGCATATCAAAGTTGAAGAACAG GTAACCTTGTTAAAAAACCGTGTGAACATTGCAGGGGGCACACCAAGCAG AATAAAGAAGCTGATCAATATAGAGGCATTGGGCCTTTCCCGGTTATCGGTGCTTCTTATCGACTTGCATGTAGATGTCAAGGGCTATTCCCTTCTAACACTTCCACAAGTCAG AGATGAATTCTGGGATCTATACAAGAATTATTTTCACCAACGATTACTTGATGGCAACACAAAGATCTGCCTCTACGGCCCGATACAAAGTAACGCCAAGTTTTTGCATAAGAAAAGAGTTCCTAAGGACGAGTGA